Part of the Rissa tridactyla isolate bRisTri1 chromosome 3, bRisTri1.patW.cur.20221130, whole genome shotgun sequence genome, CATGGCCTTCATTAGATATGCTTTTGTTGATTATGTGGTGGTTACTAGGACATCACACTGTTTGTATTGATTGTCTTAACAGGCATAGCTTTGAGCATACCATCTCTGGACTTTAAGGGTCAGATGGAGAATGAAAGGTAGAATGATTATCTCTTTGAATAGAGATATTCCTCCAGCTATACTAGGCACTTCCTATGTCTGATTTTAAAGGCAAAGCAGCCATTGCAAAATGGCTTTAAGCTTTGAAGACTGTCagttcaaatacagtattttcagaCTCATCTATACACACATCTTAGACCAAGGAGCTGAAGATGTCATAATAAGTGCACACAGTGGCATTCAAATGCCATGCAAAGCCAATCTCTTACTCAAAAGACAAGGAAAGTGCAAATTTCATACTGTTCCAGCTTCctaacaacaaaaacaaagaaaaaaattattaaacaagAATGGCCTCTCTGACAACTTCTCCTACATAGGTACATACCACAACAGACAGCATCAACAGCTACAAAGAGGAGTCAAGAATTAGTGCCGTGAGTAGCCAGCTAACGCCACTGCCTACCAAGAAGCACAGTTCAATTGTGCAGTTTCTTAATGTGGACCAGCACCGAAAGACACTATCTTTTCATTTGCATGCTCAAttaaaaaagtgggaaaaaataatcaaaagactATGCACAAATTCAACACCCACTATGATTTTTTGTATGAATAAATTGTGACAATAGCACTGATCCCATAAGATACAATTTAAGAGAGTTACTAACCTAGACATAAAGCAAGGGACAAGATGAGGAAGGCTTTGCAACAGGGTGACATAAAACAGCCAAGTAGTGCTACCAGACATTTCTCAACAATTACTTAGCCCTGACTCAAGGAAATATGATCAAAGTTTCTCTCAAGTTTCCCCCCCTCTGTATTCTTAAATCTCTTTTAGTATTTATagaataaatatttacagaataaagaaaaggaatgagCAACTTTAAGGGAAAGCTCTATGTATGTGCGTAAGATAACAATAAGGTCATGCCAGTTACAAAGAGTAAATGCCCATGCTTTTTCCTATAATATATCTTACACATTCAGACAAATTGTATTTCCTTGCAAGCCTGAGGAAAATCAGGATTTCAAACTGACTTCTCATCAATTAGCATTCTTCAAATTAGAACGCAGACATTCTGTTTTACAGGAAGACCTCAGAAGTATAAAGAATCTAACAAGGCATCTATAGGAAAAGAAAGTATGATGCTTAATAACATAGCATTTCTGAAAGGGCAACTACTAATGTCTGCTTTCTAAATAAAGATAGAGTTGCTACAGTTGGAGCTGACTCATTCTAAAATACCAATTCCTTTTTGACTTGGAGCAGATTAAGGAACATAATGGTAGGAATGCCTATGTGTTCTCTCATCTACCCTCCAGACCTCTGCAACAATACAAGCACAGCTGTTAACCAGATGAAAACGTGAAGACTAAAGACAATGCAAGAATAAAGATAGCAACATTATTTCCATGGCACCACGATGTTAGATAGTATACGAAATAAGATCTGCAGTACATTatattattattcattttaagATACAAAGTTCTAACACCTAAGGGAAAACTAAGTAAGTATTTTCTGTTGGAAAGAAGAAGAGGTTAAAAAGTAGTATGTCTTGCATATTTCAATCTTCCATGTAGAGAATGGTTTTGCTGAAACCATATGGAAATGAAAAGGTcatcaattaaaaacagaaacttaataaacacaaaatatttcccaaataAATGCCTGTGGTAATCTAATTTCTTGTAAACGCTGCACTCAGTATTCTACAAGAGACACAGATGGCACATTAACATTTCTGATCTCTTAAATCAAAAAAATTGGAGGAAAAAGAGAGTCACATTACATACAAATTATTCATAATTCAGTCTCTTACGGAAGACAAGACTACAGCTAGTCAGCACGTTTGACTTTCAGAATTACTGATTATGAAATTCAATTAATGAAGAGCTTTAAGTAAAATCCCAACATCTAGagttcaaaatgaaacaaaagacacTTTGAACATGAAGTCAGTTTAGAAGACTTTTAGCAACTCTACTAATGCCCAATATAtaccgagagagagagagacgcagagggggagggaggcaggcaggcattGGTATCCCTAAACACGGCATACATCTTGTAAATAACCCAATACAATTAGAATTAATATTCCTTGAGTTTGTTAGCTATGTATAATAATTTCTTCGCCTATTTGCTACTACTCTAGTTATGCCTTCTGAATGCCAGTTTATCAAAAAGTCAACTGTCAACCAAGtataataaaacaagaaaaccgTGAGAAAAacatggcaataaaaaaaaaacaaaaacaagaaaacttTTCCCATACAGAATgtagatttaagaaaaaacagttttctgaaaaCCACCTTCCCCACCGTCATCACATAAAAGAAAGTGAAggttttataataaaaattatttccctaCCTGTTCTACAGTAATCAACCCATCTGAATGTTCAGATGTAGCCTGTGAAGGCAAAAGTTTACACAGTGTCCCTAAGAGCAGAGATACCTCCTTCATGCTTCTCCAGCAACAGACAAGAACCATTTGAGCTGTGACATCACATGTTTGCCTTTctttaccttaaaaataaaaaatcagtaaatgTAATAGTGTCATTCAAGGTTCTCAGATGTAGACTtgtaatttaaatttcatttagcCTGACCTTCTTACAAAACACAATTAACTATGAAAAAAATTTCCTAAACTTGCCAACCCAAAAGATAATTCAGTTTTGCTGACCCTAATTGCTTCCACTCCTAAACACTCACTGTACTTTATTCCACTTggaaaaggcagcaggatagcaTTTTACCAGGCAATTGCTACTTCAAAGAGTAGAGGTCTTTTGGTAATAACTGGTATTCACCTGTACACTGCATACAAACACCTACAAGTTCGAGCCAGGCTCCAACAAACTCCACATCAAGCATCAATCCACCGCTCACTCTGTGTTGGTTTTTAACCCAGGTGCTCTCGTAAGAGAAGGCCTGGCAAAGGCATCACGTTTCTAATACAATATCCCCATCTGGTGGCCACTGTGCCACTTTAACGTATTTACAGAATTCTTTTCATGAAACAAAACATATGGCCCAagcaaaactattttaaacacaggaaaaaacacgTGAGGAAAGAAAGttcaaatatttaagaattcAAAAGCTTGCATAaactattaaattttaaaatgtacagaTATTCTCTAAATTTATTCTGGTATACACTAAACACGTCAAAGTTTACGATTTCTTTATCACTGTAAGGCTCAGTTTCATAGCTGCTATTCATTAAAGTAGACTAATACTATCTAACGTTTTACCACTGGAATCTTTCAAACAGGAGCTTCTGCTTATGTAATTTCATGCAACAAGTTTTATTGCATGAACATATTCCCCACTTGTCTTGTGTACACTGGGGAGGGAAATTACACTGTCTAACACCTTTCAACAAGAAACGTATTAAAAGCGTTGCTTGACAGAAAAGGTGTTAAAGATTACATTGCCAGTGCAGTTAAGGAAACAGAGTCTAGGCCAATATCAAAATAACTCATTTTCACTTGTGCTCTAAGACCACAATCTTCCAGAAACACAGTGAATTAGTCTTTAAAACCATGACCATGAATAACTAGCTTCTGACAGATTTATTGAAGAACTGAAACATTATATGGAGCAAGTAACTTCCAATTTTGATCACCCACGTAAAATGCCTGCTCTATAAAGAATATCTTGATTTAATTACTAATACAGCATTGGATTTACCTCTCATTTCtgtgcaaatattttccattgacCTGTGGTCAGCCAGCTTTTCAGACTCTACTTTGCAGTGTTCCGTCAAAATTTTTGCTTGCATAAAGTAATCATTCGTGTCCTGTGGCTGTATCTCATGCAGAATCATCTGCAGACGACCTGAACTTTCTACACATTAAACAAGAGGAATATTTAAGATAGTTTTGGTTTTTCACTTCCAGTTCTCTATACAAATGTAATTCATTTTGGGCACGTAAGTACAAAAAGTAGCTATTagcactgaaaaacaaatacaaaactaTAGTGATTACGAGgatttaggaagaaagaaaactggaCTTTAGAGTTATCTGTTTTGAAACAGATGCCACTACACAATCTGTAAAGTTAATGCAGAAGTCAAGACAACCTCTATCAGAAGGGTGGCTTAAAATTATGACAtaaaatgagaaatggaaaaggaggggTCCTAGCTCTAGTTCTGAATTGCTGTAAGATAAACAGAACTTCAGAAGTTTCAGATTTTAACAGAattcttttggggttttgtttgtttgtttacctgAATTGCTATCCATTGGAATAAGACCCTCTGGTGATGAGCTCTGCACTACCGGTGATACTACAGCAGAGAGTTTGTATGACATCAGAATGAGCCTGGCCACCATTTCCTTCCATTCAGCTATCAATGtcaagttacttaaaaaaaaaaaaaaaataaaaaaaaatcacaaacaaaaaccaacacaaaatggattaaaaataattttatatctaaaataaatgaaattacaaACACTTCTGCAACAGTATATATGAAAACTATAAATAGGGTACAGTTTGAAAAGTTCCAAGACTGAATTTAATGCATACAAAGGAAATATCCAACAGCTAGCTAAACAGTGCAGCAGCCAGTAAGAGTTCTAAAAGCCACAGGTACTGGATTTTGTTACAAATAACACTGTATGCTTTTACGTTCTCACAAGCAGCTCTTCCACTGTACTTAAATACGGAGTTACAACTTACTATTTAGCGGTATATTTTACTTACTTAAAAGGTAATTGCTGCAAAGCTCCTGTTATACAATGCACTCTCCCATACATTGGAAATGATGCTGCTGCTTGAAGCAGAGACTTCTTAGcttgaaatatttcttcttcaaCACTCACCAACAAAAGCTTgataactgaaattttaaaaatacggATTAGCATTACACATACATATACTGTATTTTCTAAGAAACAAGTCTGCTTTAAAGAAATAGGAACAAAGCCTGTTTACACAATTCAATGGAAAATGCACAGCAATTTCCTTGTTTACACTTTTCACTCTTTTGTCATTTAAATAGAAGTCATTGTTCATTTTCAGTTACCTAAACTCCAGCAATATTTGTTACACTCAATTAAGTCTGTCTATCCGAATGAAACAGCAGCTGTGAAAAGTACAACCCAGATCCTATACTCAGGGACAATCCCACAGCTCGTGCAGTAATCAAAAGAATTTACCCAACACATACTGAAAGTCAGACCTCACCCTTAGAGCCAGGTTAATACAACAAACAGTTCAGAGTTCAGcagaatattaaattatttgaatCTTACATTAGCCATTAAAGAACTTGCCCAATTTTCAAAGATACAcgtgcctattttttttttttatatttataccATGTGGTATCTCAATGTCAGAATCAGAATGAACTACAGACCCAGACCAAAAACCTTAAGAAAAAGCAGTAAGGttttaaattaagttaaaaaacatGGAGGTTCATTTCCCCAAAAGCTTACCTGCTAAAGTGTTCTTTTCCACTGTACTTATTGATGTGTTTTCACCTATCTGGGGGTTATGCTCAACCCATTTTCCTAAAGAAATATGCTGTAGTCCGTTATGATGTACTAAGAAGTTCAACAAATATGAAGCAGTGACACAATCGTATGGCTTGGTACTTGTGCTAAGATCCACTGCTGCTTGGAATAGGAGATCTAGATTTTcagaatcctgaaaaaaaaaacccaatatttttcattttattgagcTTCCGTATTGATTTAATTAAGCTACTTAGCACCCTGGAACCTAAGAACCTGCTTTTCAGTAAGGTTGTTGGTACCTATTTCTTAAGAAACACTGATTTTGTACACTGATCACCTTACACTCAAAACGTGCATTTAGGAAAGATATAATTACATACACACTGAGGATGAGGACAGTCATTTATAAAGCAGTATTCAAACATGTGCACTTcacaagaggattttttttttttatcttgctgttttggcttttttttccaaatactgtgTTTATCTGCTAATGGACATCACAGAGAAGCAGTTCATCAGGAAGCAGTATTTGTTTACCGGTACTTATgaattttaaagtaactttttataaagtaataaacagaaaaatcagtatcAAGTCCATTGGTAAAATTTGGGAGAAATCAAAAAACACCATCAGGTAATGAAATCCAAGACCAAttagaacagaaaagaaaccaagcTGAATTTCTTAAAATACAAGAGTAATCAAGCCTCAATCATTTACAAAGGGAAGTCACAGCTAAGCGAAAGCTTGCATTAACTACTTCTCTAGTTCATAATCATACCATTCCCAAACTCCTTCATCCTTTAGTGAAACAAGCCTCCTTAGGTAAGGGCAGAAGCTGTGTAAAAATATATAGACGACGCTAGCAATGAACACTACTGCAGGCAAGTTGGACCGACTGCTAGTTTTCAAGAATTATACTTTGTACCTGACCCAAGTACCTGGTATAATACAGAACAATGATCTTCCATGAAATTACtccatttaaactatttttaattacataCCTGTAAATTAAATGCAACATCACGAAGTTTCATCAAAAGTCCAAATGCCAGAACTTTTATTTCCTCAAAAGTACTGGCAAAACACTGGATCAAAGTTCGGACACGAGCGGAATCGATCTCCTGATCCAACTGAAAAACTTGGGCCTGGCCTGTTCAAAGAAATCAATGCCTTAGATAGTTTTGCTGTAATTCTTTGCAGAATAAGCACTGTATTCACATTTTGCTTAGCTATTCTAAAAAAAGCACTACAATAAAATTTAAgctaaagcattattttaatattacttaCTTCTCTTTATAGGTTTTAAAAATGCCATGtttactgttgaaaaaaaaaaaaaaaaggttaccaTATCCAAAAAGTAACCCTCAGTAATACAGAAAGGAACTTATTGCCAAAAACAGAATCCCATTTATTCACATTAAATTCAGCATTGAAAATAATCTTTGTTTCAGCTTTgcttaaaaattcttttcatggAAGTATATAGTATTAGAAAATAATTCCTCTCAAAAAAGGTTCAAAACTTCAGTGGGTTTTGTggatttggttttgggggttCTTTTTGTCATAGGAATAATCTCCTAAAGTGGAAGCCATtacaattttttgcttttaatttagatttaagaGAGTCATGATTTCTGGCAACTGACCTAATGCTGTAAAGAAGCCAGAAATTTTAAGATGTAAACAAGTGCACCACATTCCAGCACAGAACACAACAGCAGCTAAATCTCCTTTAGAGAAGAAATGTCAGGCTTCTGAAATCCTGAAGCTGCTATTATAAATAACTCTCTATacaattttctgttaaaaaaattattttaaaagcagcaacaacaTACTACAAACTCATAATAACAAAAATCAGTGGTTCATGATTTATCAGGGGTTTTGAGAAAAGATCTACCAAGGCGgcattttttcttccctctcaaaATCAACTTTTGTCttacatttctcatttctttaagaaaaaaaagttacaatttaAGACTGAAAACATACTTTGTTGGACATATGATCCAGCAACAAGATTTCACAAGACCATCAGTGCTCCAAGGCTCTAATACTTCTTGAACTGGGGTTGTCATAACAAtgtgaagaaaatttaaaataacagcagcacAACAACATAAAGTGTCCAATTAAGTTGTTCATTATTTAGTATAATAATATCACGAGGATATGCAAGCCTTTTCAATCGAGGTTTTATGGTCTCAGTGTTTTAAATTACATATGATCAATATGTTAGAACAGGAAAAAGGGGTAAAGTTATCAAAACCGTTGAATCTTGTCtaaaagttttcttcaaaataacaaaaattcattGAAAAACCTTGCTAGAAAAGAGGCTGCGCAAGAAAATCCCAATTTAGGGAAGATATTCAACAGGTCATAAATACTTGCATTTACTTCAATTTTCCAATAAAACTTACTATCCTTCCTTCAGGTAAAATGAAAGCGACACAGGAAATGCCATAGAAATTAAGGACTAAGAATACCATTTTACCTTGACAGAAACTCACTAGCTGGCATAAAAGAATCTTCTTCAAAACCTCCCATTCCCACAGCCTATAAATTAGGCTTCTCACCTTTTGGAGCAGAAAAGATTTCTGCTATGGATCCTAAAATACTTAGTGCAGAAAATCTGGTTGGGTGTGATGAACCGGGAAACAGTACCTCAAAAAGTCTATCACATACAGAGGACATGAAATCCTGGAAATCACAAGAAAAATTTTATGGCACTTTACTCGCTGCTCTACAAACAAAAGTCTAAGTAACTGAATTAAGGACATTCTGCTTTGCGTGTTACCCAAAATATTATGACCTTACAGTTAATTTTGGAAGAATGGGAGGCCTACCTCTGTAATACTGACAAATCTCTTGTTTCCTAGAGTACAGTAAAGGCTGGGCAATGGTTTGGTTTTTACAAGAAAAGAGTTTTCCTTTCCCACTCCCACAAAAAGATGGCCACTGTATCAAAACCTTGCAAATTAGTTGCACAAGAAAAGCAGAACTCAAGACAAGAAACAGTTTAAACAAAGAAAGTGATTATGCAAaccttcaaataagaaaaaagacaaatacaaCAGAAGCCTTCATACAGAAGCCCTCATGCTGAAGCACTGCCATTCATCCTCTCACTAATCATTCTGGAGAGCTAGAAAAAGGCTGAAGCTCAACAGATCTCCATTTCAAACCCAAGTAGCACACTTCCTTCAAAAATTGCTACTAAACTGCCATAGCTGACAGGACGTTTGCCTGCACATTTTAGTTTGAGTTGGGGATATTTCTGCAGTCATTCCCCACTTACTGCTGTTTCAGCTCACATCACGGAGcaatacttcagaaaataaactttattgCTTTTGGACAAAATTAACCTTAAAGATATCCTCCAGATATTAATGGGCACTCAGTTCATGAGACAGCAGTACATTCAGTCAAAATTTACTTGCATAAGTGCAAACAGAGTTGACAAGTTCCTCGGCACCATTCTGCTTTACGAGTTTCTTCCTTCTGCTACTTCCTAACACAGACACAGTTCCACTTACCCAGCAGTGCTCTCAAGAACAATGAACTATCTTTCAGAAATCTTATGCCACCTCTTTTATCTGTATCTCTAGCAGTCTAACTTACTTTATATTGCTGCAAAATCCCCAAAGGATGTCTTTTAGTTGAGTTTTCAAGTAACTcttgcttggttttattttgctccaATTTATAAAGCACCTGGGAACTTTCTTGTATCctgcaaaataacttttaaaacaaaagcaaaacataggTAAGGAAAGAATCCTTGACAGTTAAATAAGGGAAAGGGAGGTTTTCAGCTTATTTTACAGATCATATtgcttgtaatttttaaaaagtttgcacACGGTATAACACAGAACAGATCCTTCTCTCTCCATTCCAAAACCAAGCTTTTTGCTCCTCATCTCCCTCATGACCaacctttttcccctccctctgcacctccaAAACATTCTTCCATCCATCTTCCCCCTTAAATTCATGCCTagccttctcctcccacctccccatTTTCTGTGGAACATATGTTCCTAAGTAAAAAAAGCTCAATTAATGCGTAGAGTTTTTATACCTTCAGTGTCTCTTACAGAGTTTGACTCACCTCACGAGTGCTACCCCCAGCTCTTTTATTACCCACTAGTATTATTTCCTTTCTGGTTACACTCCCTCTAACAATTTTTCCATCTCGCATTTCTCAGTCTGCACCAGGCAAGAATGGAAAGAGATGGACTTCCCTTTGTTTCCGCCAAACCCATTCCCTCATTCTTCCCCAtcccaaattaattattttctccttccacGCTGCTTTCTTTTGCCATTAAAGTCTTCCAAAATGTTCTTTAAACATACATGGTTTCCTCATTTTACCCATATCCTTCTACTGTGATCTACACGCAATCTTGGCAACTTCCACAATGCTGACATGCTCAGTCCCTGCAGACTGTAACAGCACAGCCATATGTCATGTTGTTCCCTTAATATTCCTCTACCTTGTCTTTCAAGTCAGGTTGCTGAGGCTGTGATCAAGAGACTGAATTTACCTGAGGTCTGGCAAGTCTACGTAAGCACACTCTTTGTCCACAACAATGGCAACACAAGGCTCATTGCTTACTCTACGCCACATTGCTTTGCTATTGGTAAATATTTGCATATCAATTTTTTGTTTAAGCCATCCTTGCCTACAATGAATTATCACCATTCAGTTGGGTAACACATGTGACATAGTCCTGGTCTTAGAGCTTCTGCTCTTTCAGATGAGCAACTTCATAACACACTCTgtagaattgtttttaaaatgccgTATAACTAACGTAATAGGCACATCAGACATTGTTTATAGTTTGAAATTACCTTTCTCAGTAAAGAACCTATCTGTTGCCTTACTGAAGGAGACTGGCTGTTCAAGTTGTACATCAGAAAAAATTGAATCAGTTCCATTTCTTCCATAGACACTATTTCCGTGCTACGATGGGTTTCACAAAGTAAGCCTAAAGCATCGATgcaaacctgaaaaatatttagatgttAACCACAAAAGAGTTACAAGCACCTATGATGAtacctttgttttaaaacaatgctAACACAGTATTTAGGATCAAAGCAATTCTTCTAATTTAAAGACACAAAACAAACGCCCCTTTACCTGATTGTGCTGATGAACTAGACCCTGTTTTATACATTCAGTAGATACAAGACCATTGCTCATGATAGTTGAAAGTTCCAGGTGTCCGTGAGCCCTGGCTGTTCTTAGGCATGCCATTAATGCTCCAAGAGCTCCTCTAGTACTGCGAGAgcctaaagaaaatgaaaaccagtaacAACTATAGTTTGAAACACAAACAATGTACTAATTGCAATGCTTGTCAGAAACTCCTGATACTTCCAACACATGACCCCtaccccctttttattttttaccccaTAATCCCCAAAAGTCAGTGTCTGTTGTAGATTAAACTAGTTTAAATCGCCTGGGTCTCAAAAAGCTTCACCTTGAACATGTAAAAGGGCTTGTGAGACCTCACAAGCTTATTTTAGAAATAGAATAAATtatgtcaaaaactacaagagaATCATAAATCTCATATCCACATATTTGCAACAAAAAACAATGTGTAAAACCCTGTTACTGGACATTCCTTTGTAAGAAataacagcagaacagaaaaatagtAGGAAAAAATACTGATATATAACAAAGCTTAGCATGTAAAGAGAACAGGAAGGCACCCACAGTTTGAATACTAATTATTTCGCTCATGGCCTAAAGACACACTTATGATTACTATAAATTGCACCTTGAAATACCAACAGCAGTAACAACCATCTGGAATTTTTCTCCCAAACTAATTCTAATAATAAGAGAtcagaaataatatttctgagattattttaaaaaaaaacaacaaaaaacaaacaaacaacaatcaaaattacaaatacaatatttattttcttacctAGATTAGCATCTGCAGAAGCCTGAAGAATTTTAATCATGTAGCTCAGACTGTCAGGGCTACATTTGAGCAATTTTGGTAAATAGTAATCTATTATATAAGTAGTTTGGTCATGGTTCCCTTCACACAGTATTACTAGAAGAGGAGAAACCCAGATGTCATGCCACCGGTCTATCCAGGTGCTTTCTTGAATACTCAAAGTAAAATGGGCTTTGTGATTAGTAAACATGGTTTCCAGAAGATCACTAGCGTAAGGTGCAAGAGACTGATCATTCATCACGTCCAAGATTTGTACTGGAATTGTTCTGTCCAACTGTAGTATATTTTCGGTGCCCACACACTCCACAAGACAGCCAAGAGAAGCGTATTTCCCTTTTACATGCCATTCCAAGCTTAGCAAACGCTTTATCAGCCTTGCAAAGAACGGGTCTGGTTTTTCATTGGATCCAGTAATGGTGGTTTGGTGTATCTGAAGAAGATTCTTGAATATCAATTTGGTTTGGTGTCTAACAGCATCCAGAGGGTGTTCCCAGTGTGTATAAATGTATTCCAGCAGCTTCCCAATTACGTCTGAGTTACCATTAAGTTTGATTTTTAGATCTGGGGAGCCTGAAACAAGGGCAGCCAGTGCTGAATTAGTCCAAATAGCAAGGATTCTAGACAAAGACGTTGCCATACTGGattcttttaaccttttaaacagaagaaacaaaaaaagttcaTTATTTGTACTTGtcaattttttcaaaaatatttttaggagaCAGGAACTATTCATTGAAGAAAAGGTACTAACACAAAAAGGAGGTGATTATGTTCTTGCATGCTTCttgaaaatataaggaaaatttttaattgccatataaaaccacaaaaacagaGTACCACAtgcaaaaacaaaaatcacaaaactGATCTCCAAGGCAGGAGCAAAGGCTGAACTGAATATATGTTTTAATCTCTTATCAAATAGTGCTGGTAGTCCATTAAATGCAAGCAGTCAATGCTTgcaaccagaaaaacaaaattaaagctcATCTTACTTCAAGTATTCCACTCATTGGcgcattttgttttctcctgtacTTTTAAAAGCATAAGAGGCGAGGTCCTGAAACTAAAGTTTATCTGTCTACATGACAACTGATTCTGCCAAACTTTACCATCAGTAGTTCATAAACTAATCCCACTtatgtctgggaaaaaaacccacatatttcAGCATGCAAGAGAAAATTCTAACTTAGAACTATCTATGCAATATCAAGACATTGTATTTTTCAAACTTAGAGTTATtctgaatatattaaaaagatGACACGATCTGTGGCAGAAACTAATACCATTACACTGAAAACATCAGAGAGATATTCCACCAAGACCATATAAACCATgcaaaaatacaagtaaaaaacATCAACCCCCTCCTCTCAGACATGAaacaatacaaatgaaaacacaggCTTACTCTGAACTCAAAGACAACAAAACTGATGCGATATCTAATAATAGTTTCTCTCCATTTTCACCCATGCTGCCATTCTTCCATTCCAGCATAGCCAGTGCTCCGTggcaaagaaagagaaggacCGAGTCAGGGAGTTCTTCTGTACACAGAGACCCACAGTTACTCACAAACCATGCTGGCACACCTGCCTGTTTCATTGACCCAAGAAGCAAGTCACTGACCTGTAATAGCAAAATAACACCCATTACAGTATCTCAGCATGGGGGAAAAGCTATTTTGTGCACAACTGAGAATCTTGGAAGATCCGAAGAGATTTATTCTACAttgcttttctcaaattcaaaaCCCTAGTCTTATTATTTCATACGGCAAGGAGAGAATAAAGGATTTACACTCCAGCAAGAGACTGATACAGAGGTTGGCAAGTACTGCTATTCGtaccagcaaaacctctgaaCAACACTGGCAGCACCGACTAACGACACTATGACATTTCACAGTCTTTAGCGAAGAAATACACTTACCAAGGCAGGTAATTCTTCAACTGGCTCATACATAGCTTTAGTATACAGAATAACAGCAAGTCCTGAGGTAGTCTGAACAGTTTGCAGGAGAGTTG contains:
- the THADA gene encoding thyroid adenoma-associated protein isoform X5; the encoded protein is MVLKKKKEIQVDAFFLHQQQLEKLQMFSKAGEQNLASLLLHCAQLSDGIQQIQCIKQIIPLVKKMDQNSACDPMVKACLDVLGETYFSLGAKNPLKKVLASSLNGLPEQFMTLAVQSFVCCLREELKTTDVYLYRKVLDNLTSCMEDFSLGRASIKNLFEEVLQFLQKSLLDIQEENRKNHGNRIVQTQLMHDLLIAIKVSMMLVQKLQENIQGSLWKHHESFVWQSMCSLLKSSTNFLMDATLLQTVQTTSGLAVILYTKAMYEPVEELPALVSDLLLGSMKQAGVPAWFVSNCGSLCTEELPDSVLLFLCHGALAMLEWKNGSMGENGEKLLLDIASVLLSLSSELKESSMATSLSRILAIWTNSALAALVSGSPDLKIKLNGNSDVIGKLLEYIYTHWEHPLDAVRHQTKLIFKNLLQIHQTTITGSNEKPDPFFARLIKRLLSLEWHVKGKYASLGCLVECVGTENILQLDRTIPVQILDVMNDQSLAPYASDLLETMFTNHKAHFTLSIQESTWIDRWHDIWVSPLLVILCEGNHDQTTYIIDYYLPKLLKCSPDSLSYMIKILQASADANLGSRSTRGALGALMACLRTARAHGHLELSTIMSNGLVSTECIKQGLVHQHNQVCIDALGLLCETHRSTEIVSMEEMELIQFFLMYNLNSQSPSVRQQIGSLLRKLFCRIQESSQVLYKLEQNKTKQELLENSTKRHPLGILQQYKDFMSSVCDRLFEVLFPGSSHPTRFSALSILGSIAEIFSAPKGQAQVFQLDQEIDSARVRTLIQCFASTFEEIKVLAFGLLMKLRDVAFNLQDSENLDLLFQAAVDLSTSTKPYDCVTASYLLNFLVHHNGLQHISLGKWVEHNPQIGENTSISTVEKNTLAVIKLLLVSVEEEIFQAKKSLLQAAASFPMYGRVHCITGALQQLPFNNLTLIAEWKEMVARLILMSYKLSAVVSPVVQSSSPEGLIPMDSNSESSGRLQMILHEIQPQDTNDYFMQAKILTEHCKVESEKLADHRSMENICTEMRGKERQTCDVTAQMVLVCCWRSMKEVSLLLGTLCKLLPSQATSEHSDGLITVEQVKNIGDYFKHHLLQSRHRGAFELAYAGFVQLTEMLSRCNSESLRKMPEQWLSCVLKEIKSCDPSSTLCATRRSAGIPFYIQALLASEPKKSKTDLLKMTMKELISLAAPLNESSSVIPQVHALNILRALFRDTRLGENIMPYVADGIQAAILGFMSPVWAVRNSSTLLFSALITRIFGVKRGKDENSKKNRMTGREFFSRFPSLYPFLLKQLEVVTNTLNRTPQMVAVSSNLINANDIIWDDADAVTPSEAEELKIHPSLFLLLLILGRLYPSPMDGTYSALSMAPFVPFIIRST